In a genomic window of Myxococcus fulvus:
- the exoP gene encoding spore coat polysaccharide biosynthesis glycosyltransferase ExoP: protein MRRSDDLDLTRRALRGRDLVVFSNDWDGDPLSKVHIMRILSKDNRILWVNSIGNRAPKANAHDVKRIFSKLERFTQGLREVEPNLHVLSPLAIPFYGSEMVRGANRELLRLQVRRAMKQLNFQRPISWSFLPASAPVSGTLGEEFVVYHCVDEFSAFSDTNGRHIAELEDRLLRRADLCITSAERLRDNKSRVNPRTVLVRHGTDFRHFVKACDPTTVIPADIANLPKPVIGFFGLVADWVDQDAIIATARAHPEGSVVIIGKTTPDCDDSRLRAEPNIHMLGRKAYADLPGYSRAFDVALMPFKISELTLNANPLKVREYLASGLPVVSTDLPEVRKVGLCKIAKSTEDFVAKVDECLAEGPGPSRERAEKIFNESWDARVDEIRHHVGTAMVAAGKSL from the coding sequence ATGCGTCGCAGTGATGACCTGGATTTGACGCGCCGGGCGCTCCGAGGGCGCGACCTGGTGGTGTTCTCCAACGACTGGGATGGCGATCCGCTGTCCAAGGTCCACATCATGCGGATCCTCTCCAAGGACAACCGCATCCTCTGGGTGAACAGCATCGGCAACCGCGCGCCGAAGGCGAACGCGCACGACGTGAAGCGCATCTTCTCCAAGCTGGAGCGCTTCACGCAGGGCCTGCGGGAGGTGGAGCCCAACCTCCACGTCCTGTCGCCGCTGGCCATTCCGTTCTACGGCTCGGAGATGGTGCGCGGGGCGAACCGCGAGCTGCTCCGGCTGCAGGTGCGCCGGGCGATGAAGCAGCTGAACTTCCAGCGGCCCATCTCCTGGAGCTTCCTGCCCGCGTCCGCGCCCGTGTCGGGCACGCTGGGTGAGGAGTTCGTCGTCTACCACTGCGTGGACGAGTTCTCCGCCTTCAGCGACACCAACGGCCGGCACATCGCGGAGCTCGAGGACCGGCTCCTGCGCCGGGCGGACCTGTGCATCACCTCCGCCGAGCGCCTCAGGGACAACAAGTCCCGCGTCAATCCGCGCACGGTGCTGGTGCGTCACGGCACGGACTTCCGCCACTTCGTGAAGGCGTGTGATCCGACCACGGTCATCCCCGCGGACATCGCGAACCTGCCCAAGCCGGTCATCGGCTTCTTCGGGCTGGTGGCGGACTGGGTGGACCAGGACGCCATCATCGCCACGGCGCGCGCGCACCCCGAGGGCTCGGTGGTCATCATCGGCAAGACGACGCCGGACTGCGATGACTCCCGGCTGCGGGCCGAGCCGAACATCCACATGCTCGGCCGCAAGGCGTACGCGGACCTGCCGGGGTACAGCCGCGCGTTCGACGTGGCGCTGATGCCGTTCAAGATCAGCGAGCTGACGCTGAACGCCAACCCGCTCAAGGTGCGCGAGTACCTGGCCTCGGGTCTGCCGGTGGTGTCCACGGACCTGCCGGAGGTCCGCAAGGTCGGCCTGTGCAAGATCGCCAAATCCACCGAGGACTTCGTGGCCAAGGTGGACGAGTGCCTCGCGGAGGGCCCGGGCCCCAGCCGTGAGCGCGCGGAGAAGATCTTCAACGAGAGCTGGGACGCGCGCGTGGACGAGATTCGTCACCACGTGGGCACGGCGATGGTGGCCGCGGGCAAGTCGCTTTGA
- the thiS gene encoding sulfur carrier protein ThiS → MQVWVNGETREVPEATTLSALLESLRVGGPGVAVEVNAEVVRRARHPEHRLQPGDRVEIVTFVGGG, encoded by the coding sequence GTGCAGGTCTGGGTCAACGGAGAAACGCGCGAGGTGCCGGAGGCAACCACCCTCTCGGCGCTGCTGGAGTCGCTTCGGGTCGGCGGCCCGGGCGTGGCCGTGGAGGTGAACGCCGAGGTGGTGCGCCGCGCCCGCCACCCCGAGCACCGCCTCCAGCCAGGGGACCGCGTGGAGATCGTCACCTTCGTCGGCGGCGGGTAG
- a CDS encoding alpha/beta fold hydrolase produces MPTVTVNGRPLHYRDVGQGPVVVLLHAFPLNGESFDAQVKALSGRYRFILPDTRGFGGSGLGEGPTLMSLIAQDTLALLDALDIDRAVVGGVSMGGYAAMALLREDAGRVAGLVLMDTQCTADDDAGKARREASAKEALEKGVEPVIQALLPKLVGSGADSQVGRAVEAQMRAASPQAIAAAQRGMALRPDSKDILARYAGPALMVVGENDAITPPEKAKQMADLVTGARLEVIPGAAHLANQEQPERVNAVLDAFLASL; encoded by the coding sequence ATGCCGACCGTCACCGTGAATGGCCGTCCCCTGCACTACCGCGACGTGGGCCAGGGCCCGGTGGTGGTGCTGCTGCACGCCTTCCCCCTCAACGGGGAGTCCTTCGATGCGCAGGTGAAGGCCCTGTCGGGCCGCTACCGCTTCATCCTCCCGGACACGCGGGGCTTCGGCGGGAGCGGGCTCGGTGAGGGGCCGACCCTCATGTCCCTCATCGCCCAGGACACCCTCGCGCTGCTGGATGCGCTCGACATCGACCGGGCCGTCGTGGGCGGGGTATCCATGGGGGGCTACGCGGCCATGGCGCTCTTGCGCGAGGACGCGGGCCGGGTGGCGGGCCTGGTGTTGATGGACACGCAGTGCACCGCGGATGACGACGCGGGCAAGGCGCGCCGCGAGGCCTCCGCGAAGGAGGCGCTGGAGAAGGGCGTGGAGCCCGTCATCCAGGCCCTGCTGCCCAAGCTCGTCGGCTCGGGCGCGGACTCACAGGTGGGTCGCGCGGTGGAGGCGCAGATGCGCGCGGCCTCGCCCCAGGCCATCGCCGCCGCCCAGCGTGGCATGGCGCTGCGGCCCGACAGCAAGGACATCCTGGCGCGCTACGCGGGGCCGGCGTTGATGGTCGTGGGAGAGAACGACGCCATCACCCCGCCCGAGAAGGCGAAGCAGATGGCGGACCTGGTGACAGGTGCCCGGCTGGAGGTCATCCCCGGCGCCGCGCACCTGGCCAACCAGGAGCAGCCCGAGCGCGTCAACGCGGTGCTGGACGCGTTCCTCGCGTCACTCTGA
- a CDS encoding DUF4350 domain-containing protein — protein sequence MSHAGKNARTLIVFGVLIAIALAMGLSTRADAPDSPVPSVENTGPQGARALYLFLQEGGRAVSTHLASLESLAADTRTLVLASPIGSPVTDEEVRKVEHFVEQGGTLVYLSTRELGMHQAALEKWLRLETGPLLPSSERGLSTDLADAGGTTVDVWLGAGPLRGLSTLRVSQDRGILMEHPDAIPLAGLGGAVTVWRRALGQGEIYVLAGADLLENRRIELLDNARFWNALAARGPLVIDEYHHQLAPPPPLSRGIWVFVAQVLVVSGLYAFSRGTRFGAPRPEREEKHRSALEYVRSMGWLMRRAKVEKSLLPELDTSFRQQLQERLGISPALADAEAARLLEQDGGIPASHYLDAKAELNRLLGQATVKPSDYARVARLYAHLERTVAGRQSLSRS from the coding sequence ATGAGCCACGCCGGGAAGAACGCACGGACGCTCATCGTCTTCGGTGTCCTCATCGCGATCGCGCTGGCGATGGGCCTGTCGACGCGCGCGGATGCGCCCGACTCGCCCGTTCCCTCCGTGGAGAACACGGGCCCCCAGGGCGCTCGCGCGCTCTACCTGTTCCTCCAGGAAGGCGGACGTGCCGTCAGCACGCACCTCGCCTCACTGGAGTCACTCGCCGCCGACACCCGGACGCTCGTGCTGGCCTCGCCCATCGGCAGCCCCGTGACGGACGAAGAGGTGCGCAAGGTCGAGCACTTCGTCGAGCAGGGCGGCACGCTCGTGTACCTCTCGACGCGCGAGCTCGGCATGCACCAGGCCGCGCTGGAGAAGTGGCTCCGTCTGGAGACCGGGCCCCTGCTGCCCTCGAGTGAGCGCGGGCTCTCCACGGACCTCGCGGATGCGGGTGGAACCACGGTGGACGTGTGGCTGGGCGCGGGCCCCCTTCGCGGGCTCAGCACGCTGCGCGTCTCCCAGGACCGCGGCATCCTCATGGAGCACCCGGATGCGATTCCGCTCGCGGGGCTCGGCGGCGCGGTGACGGTGTGGCGGCGCGCCCTCGGACAGGGCGAAATCTACGTCCTCGCCGGCGCGGACCTCCTGGAGAACCGCCGCATCGAGCTGCTCGACAACGCGCGCTTCTGGAACGCGCTCGCGGCCCGTGGCCCCCTCGTCATCGACGAGTACCACCACCAGCTCGCGCCCCCGCCTCCACTGTCGCGTGGCATCTGGGTCTTCGTGGCCCAGGTCCTGGTCGTCAGCGGTCTCTACGCGTTCTCACGCGGCACGCGCTTCGGCGCCCCGAGGCCGGAACGGGAGGAGAAACACCGCTCCGCGCTGGAGTACGTGCGCAGCATGGGCTGGCTCATGCGACGCGCGAAGGTGGAGAAGTCCCTGCTCCCCGAGCTGGACACCTCCTTCCGTCAGCAACTGCAGGAGCGCCTGGGCATCTCCCCTGCCCTCGCCGACGCGGAGGCCGCGCGACTCCTCGAACAGGACGGCGGCATCCCCGCGTCGCACTACCTGGACGCGAAGGCGGAGTTGAACCGGCTGCTCGGACAAGCCACCGTGAAGCCCTCGGACTACGCGCGAGTGGCCCGCCTCTATGCGCACCTGGAGCGCACCGTTGCGGGCCGACAATCGCTCAGCCGTTCCTGA
- a CDS encoding thiazole synthase, whose amino-acid sequence MSIQDKPFTIAGVTFSSRLILGTGKYPSHAIMKQCHESSGTEMVTVAVRRLDLKATGEASLMSFIDRQKLRLLPNTALCYTADDAVRTCRLAEELGMSKWVKLEVLGDEKTLYPDVEETVKAARILVKEGFTVLPYTSDDPITARKLEDAGCAAVMPLGAPIGSGLGIRNPHNLRLILETVKVPVIVDAGVGTASDAAIAMELGVDGVLMNTAIAGAQDPVRMAVAMKKAVEAGRDAYLAGRIPRKAYGSASSPIDGIVQ is encoded by the coding sequence ATGAGCATCCAGGACAAGCCCTTCACCATCGCGGGGGTGACGTTCTCCTCCCGCCTCATCCTGGGGACCGGCAAGTACCCCAGTCACGCCATCATGAAGCAGTGTCACGAGTCCTCCGGAACGGAGATGGTGACGGTGGCCGTGCGCCGGCTGGACCTGAAGGCCACGGGCGAGGCGTCGCTCATGAGCTTCATCGACCGGCAGAAGCTGCGCCTCTTGCCCAACACGGCCCTCTGCTACACGGCCGACGACGCGGTGCGCACCTGCCGGCTCGCCGAGGAATTGGGCATGAGCAAGTGGGTGAAGCTGGAGGTCCTCGGCGACGAGAAGACGCTCTACCCGGACGTCGAGGAGACGGTGAAGGCGGCGCGCATCCTGGTGAAGGAGGGCTTCACCGTGCTGCCCTACACCAGCGATGACCCGATCACCGCGCGCAAGCTGGAGGACGCGGGCTGCGCGGCGGTGATGCCGCTGGGCGCGCCCATCGGCAGCGGCCTGGGCATCCGCAACCCGCACAACCTGCGCCTCATCCTGGAGACGGTGAAGGTGCCCGTCATCGTCGACGCCGGCGTGGGCACCGCGTCCGACGCGGCCATCGCCATGGAGCTGGGCGTGGACGGCGTGCTGATGAACACCGCCATCGCCGGCGCGCAGGACCCGGTGCGCATGGCCGTGGCCATGAAGAAGGCCGTGGAGGCGGGCCGCGACGCGTACCTCGCCGGGCGCATCCCCCGGAAGGCCTACGGCTCCGCGTCCAGCCCCATCGACGGCATCGTCCAGTAG
- a CDS encoding thiamine phosphate synthase, whose amino-acid sequence MAPTLPRLVVITDWRLPRGRLLEALSRALDAGPDVAVQHRHPEATSRMFLEEARVLAALCHARGNPLFINGRLDVALLVDAHLHLPAHGLLPSQVRPRLPEGRLLSVAVHDEAEALDARGADLALVSPVHAPGSKPGDARRPLGPEGFRALAGRLECPALALGGMTDERARALEGAAGVAVISAVLEAEDPAHAARTLLAACPPRAMLPVP is encoded by the coding sequence GTGGCGCCCACCCTCCCCCGGCTCGTCGTCATCACCGACTGGCGCCTTCCCCGAGGGCGCCTCCTGGAGGCGTTGTCCCGCGCGCTGGACGCGGGCCCGGACGTCGCCGTGCAGCACCGTCACCCGGAGGCCACCTCGCGCATGTTCCTCGAGGAGGCCCGGGTGCTCGCCGCGCTCTGCCACGCCCGGGGCAATCCGCTGTTCATCAACGGGCGGCTGGACGTGGCGTTGCTCGTGGACGCCCATCTGCACCTGCCCGCCCACGGGCTCCTGCCCTCGCAGGTCCGCCCGCGCCTGCCCGAGGGGCGCCTCCTCAGCGTGGCCGTGCATGACGAGGCCGAGGCCCTGGACGCGCGCGGCGCCGACCTGGCCCTGGTGAGCCCCGTCCATGCGCCCGGCTCCAAGCCCGGGGATGCGCGGCGACCGCTCGGGCCCGAGGGTTTCCGTGCCCTGGCGGGCAGGCTCGAGTGCCCGGCGCTCGCGCTCGGGGGCATGACCGACGAGCGGGCCCGTGCGCTGGAGGGCGCGGCCGGGGTGGCCGTCATCTCGGCGGTTCTGGAGGCGGAGGACCCGGCGCACGCGGCGCGCACGCTGCTCGCGGCCTGCCCTCCCCGGGCTATGCTGCCGGTCCCGTGA
- the corA gene encoding magnesium/cobalt transporter CorA — MIQVCLLKDGALFTGGEELLEEEGRKWIDVLQPDEAQMARLAERFGLHKLAVEDCLHLDQRPKLEEYPNHVFVVLQGFSAGKDVCQLTLHEHHFFLAKEWIISVHELPFNGLEAVRQRVRADPLATLGRGTDFILYLLADGLVDAQFPILDTFSDELEDLEVAIFEQVEKAQLQRIFELKRMLVQLRRVLSPQRDVVGLMARRGIPHVDERSTLYFRDVYDHLVRLYEQIDAGRDILGNVMDGYLSMVANKTNDITKQLTIFATIFLPLSFIVGFFGQNFDALSGRGPYIAMWVSIVALPVSLFFWFKHKQWL, encoded by the coding sequence ATGATTCAGGTCTGTCTGCTGAAGGACGGAGCCCTCTTCACCGGGGGTGAGGAGCTGCTCGAAGAGGAGGGGCGCAAGTGGATCGACGTCCTCCAGCCGGACGAGGCGCAGATGGCCCGGCTCGCCGAGCGCTTCGGCCTGCACAAGCTGGCCGTCGAGGACTGCCTCCACCTGGACCAGCGCCCCAAGCTGGAGGAGTACCCCAACCACGTCTTCGTCGTGCTCCAGGGCTTCAGCGCGGGCAAGGACGTCTGCCAGCTCACCCTGCATGAGCACCACTTCTTCCTCGCCAAGGAGTGGATCATCAGCGTGCACGAGCTGCCCTTCAACGGGCTGGAGGCCGTGCGACAACGCGTGCGCGCGGACCCGCTGGCCACCCTGGGGCGCGGCACGGACTTCATCCTCTACCTGCTGGCGGACGGGCTGGTGGATGCCCAGTTTCCCATCCTCGACACGTTCAGCGACGAGTTGGAGGACCTGGAGGTGGCCATCTTCGAGCAGGTGGAGAAGGCCCAGCTCCAGCGCATCTTCGAGCTGAAGCGGATGCTGGTGCAGCTGCGCCGGGTGCTGTCCCCCCAGCGCGACGTGGTGGGGTTGATGGCGCGGCGGGGCATCCCCCACGTCGACGAGCGCTCCACGCTCTACTTCCGCGACGTGTACGACCACCTGGTGCGGCTGTACGAGCAGATTGACGCGGGCCGCGACATCCTGGGCAACGTGATGGATGGCTACCTGTCGATGGTGGCCAACAAGACGAACGACATCACCAAGCAGCTCACCATCTTCGCCACCATCTTCCTGCCGCTCTCGTTCATCGTCGGATTCTTCGGGCAGAACTTCGACGCGCTGTCGGGGCGAGGCCCTTACATTGCCATGTGGGTCTCCATCGTGGCCCTGCCCGTGTCCCTCTTCTTCTGGTTCAAACACAAGCAGTGGCTGTGA
- a CDS encoding dipeptidase, translating into MGDVNELHQRWCIADGHADSLMWNRDLCVRSDEGHVDFPRLREAGVKLQCFTIVTRGFPFIGGFPVFAAWRGWPREARASEWTRALWQLERMDAFCQRSGDTVRVAASRQVLDDNLAQGRLSAVLGVEGGHAIEGKVERLAELHRRGVRFMGLTHLSNNDLGGSSFPMMGNRGLTTLGHEVMEEMARLGLSVDVAHASERTLENLFAHPSVRYFCSHTGVRAAGGGWRNLSDASLRFIADRGGVVGIIFAPVYLGGDSVDDVVRHIEHAVDVMGEEGVGLGSDYDGMVPLPKGMKDVTDLHLLTTALLRRHPESWVERVMGGNFRRFFQSTLGG; encoded by the coding sequence ATGGGTGACGTGAACGAGCTCCACCAGCGCTGGTGCATCGCGGACGGACACGCGGACTCCCTCATGTGGAACCGGGACTTGTGTGTCCGCTCCGACGAGGGGCACGTGGACTTCCCCCGCCTGCGGGAGGCGGGGGTGAAGCTGCAGTGCTTCACCATCGTCACCCGGGGCTTCCCCTTCATCGGCGGCTTCCCGGTGTTCGCCGCGTGGCGCGGCTGGCCTCGGGAGGCGCGCGCCAGTGAGTGGACGCGGGCGTTGTGGCAGCTCGAGCGGATGGATGCGTTCTGCCAGCGCTCCGGGGACACGGTGCGCGTGGCCGCCTCGCGTCAGGTGTTGGACGACAACCTGGCCCAGGGGCGGCTGTCCGCGGTGCTGGGCGTGGAGGGCGGGCACGCCATCGAGGGGAAGGTGGAGCGGCTGGCGGAACTGCACCGCCGGGGCGTGCGCTTCATGGGGCTCACGCACCTGTCGAATAATGACTTGGGAGGCTCCTCGTTCCCGATGATGGGCAACCGGGGGCTGACGACGCTGGGCCACGAGGTGATGGAGGAGATGGCCCGGCTGGGATTGAGCGTGGACGTGGCGCACGCCTCCGAGCGCACCCTGGAGAACCTCTTCGCCCATCCCTCGGTGCGCTACTTCTGTTCGCACACGGGCGTGCGCGCGGCGGGCGGCGGGTGGCGAAACCTGAGCGACGCCTCGCTGCGCTTCATCGCGGACCGGGGTGGGGTGGTGGGAATCATCTTCGCCCCGGTGTACCTGGGCGGGGACTCGGTGGACGACGTGGTTCGCCACATCGAGCACGCGGTGGACGTCATGGGTGAGGAGGGCGTGGGCCTGGGCTCGGACTACGACGGCATGGTGCCCTTGCCCAAGGGCATGAAGGACGTCACGGACCTGCACCTGCTCACCACGGCACTGCTGCGCCGCCATCCGGAGTCCTGGGTGGAACGTGTCATGGGCGGAAACTTCCGGCGTTTCTTCCAGTCGACACTGGGTGGTTGA
- a CDS encoding ARPP-2 domain-containing protein, which yields MSDTRLIRRLEAHGLRFAPAQAWNRMRLVPVLRDEVRDDLRFARREYSEWAAVVSLEGELEGRGLKYISYVPHGMVVSWGQRQADAVYGTRLNVRDGKKVMAGPLPVRLLHRMVHREDKNQLRMLPLHLAMEGFLAQHFGGPEIAWSEYSRDALTYGLNPRMESSVPGWLSSVLDGALRTFEVHEKQVGLLLFNADELLSAFIVSHPDDYRVLHRTLLEDFYGELLLQYGYLQEVVELWTPLDAKRVSSLGDLRAEVTRMREDWGAFHGFMAGGLFGVEVSSQKVYEAGPYLLQRFHTSLVPSEENHLGEAIVGKDGTLQYLKTYRLSAAQTRRAYLLQQLAQSQWNLDGVAEQMGSTRQELVTRIQNAGFGYLLKAHVLEEARRLATRGR from the coding sequence ATGAGTGACACGCGACTCATCCGGCGACTGGAGGCGCACGGGCTGCGCTTCGCGCCCGCGCAGGCGTGGAACCGCATGCGGCTGGTGCCGGTGCTCCGCGACGAGGTGCGGGACGACCTGCGCTTCGCGCGCCGCGAGTACTCGGAGTGGGCGGCGGTGGTGTCCCTGGAGGGCGAGCTCGAGGGCCGCGGCCTCAAGTACATCTCCTACGTTCCGCACGGCATGGTGGTGAGCTGGGGCCAGCGTCAGGCGGACGCCGTCTACGGTACGCGGCTGAACGTGCGCGACGGCAAGAAGGTGATGGCCGGCCCCCTCCCGGTGCGCCTGCTGCACCGCATGGTGCACCGCGAGGACAAGAACCAGCTGCGCATGCTGCCCCTGCACCTGGCGATGGAGGGCTTCCTCGCGCAGCACTTCGGCGGGCCGGAGATCGCCTGGTCGGAGTACTCGCGCGACGCGCTGACCTACGGGCTCAATCCCCGCATGGAGTCCTCCGTCCCCGGCTGGCTCAGCTCGGTGTTGGACGGCGCGCTGCGCACCTTCGAGGTCCACGAGAAGCAGGTGGGCCTGCTGCTCTTCAACGCGGACGAGCTGCTGTCCGCCTTCATCGTCTCGCATCCCGACGACTACCGCGTCCTGCACCGCACGCTGCTCGAGGACTTCTACGGCGAGCTGCTGCTCCAGTACGGCTATCTCCAGGAGGTCGTCGAGCTGTGGACGCCGCTGGACGCGAAGCGGGTCTCGAGTCTGGGTGATTTGCGCGCGGAGGTGACGCGCATGCGCGAGGACTGGGGCGCCTTCCACGGCTTCATGGCTGGAGGCCTCTTCGGCGTCGAGGTGTCGTCGCAGAAGGTGTACGAGGCCGGCCCGTATCTCCTGCAGCGCTTCCACACGAGCCTGGTGCCCTCGGAGGAGAACCACCTGGGCGAGGCCATCGTCGGCAAGGACGGCACGCTTCAGTACCTCAAGACGTACCGCCTCTCCGCAGCGCAGACGCGTCGAGCCTACCTGCTGCAACAGCTCGCCCAGTCCCAGTGGAACCTGGACGGCGTCGCCGAGCAGATGGGCTCCACCCGTCAAGAGCTCGTCACCCGCATCCAGAACGCGGGCTTCGGTTATCTCCTCAAGGCACATGTCCTCGAGGAGGCCCGCCGACTGGCGACACGAGGGCGCTGA
- a CDS encoding serine/threonine-protein kinase: protein MGTHHPDQPSLKPFILFSAGATSYELIRYLGSRGSGELLLARRHYADTPGDLVLIKRLMDAEDELGRARLREEIKLLMRLSHPSIAQVFLVRVHDGSPHLVMEYVEGQSLETLISFAALRRRPLSEAFTAYVGEQLSDALHHAHSLEDDRGRPLGLVHRDVSPRTLRLDVRGHVKLADFALAWARLPGRVATEGHVVRGDLAYASPEVLLRRPLDGRSDLFSLGVVLLELATGLHLLDLEPVERAALAAGPHPDAEALQAESPSWLPLPLMAARVACFAPEHVEHATRSLCSPLRSILTRLLRREPEERFQTALELRDALRGVLAGRGYAYGPTEAAREALQVRQEARSRGQAADVLSPEDALAGWGFPRGVIATGT from the coding sequence ATGGGCACCCACCATCCGGACCAGCCTTCCCTCAAACCCTTCATCCTCTTCTCCGCGGGCGCCACGTCCTACGAGTTGATCCGCTACCTGGGCTCGCGTGGCTCGGGGGAGTTGCTGCTCGCCCGCAGGCACTACGCGGACACGCCCGGCGACCTGGTGCTCATCAAGCGACTGATGGACGCGGAGGACGAGCTCGGCAGGGCGCGGCTGCGGGAGGAGATCAAGCTGCTGATGCGGCTGTCGCACCCGTCCATCGCGCAGGTGTTCCTGGTGCGCGTGCACGACGGCTCGCCCCACCTCGTCATGGAGTACGTGGAGGGCCAGAGCCTGGAGACGCTCATCAGCTTCGCGGCGCTGCGGCGTCGGCCGCTCTCGGAGGCCTTCACCGCCTACGTGGGCGAGCAGCTGTCGGACGCGCTCCACCACGCGCACTCGCTGGAGGATGACCGGGGCAGGCCCCTGGGGCTCGTGCACCGGGACGTCAGCCCGCGCACGCTGCGGCTGGACGTGCGCGGCCACGTGAAGCTGGCGGACTTCGCGCTGGCGTGGGCGCGGCTGCCGGGGCGCGTGGCCACCGAAGGCCACGTGGTCCGCGGAGACCTGGCGTACGCGTCGCCGGAGGTGCTGCTGCGCCGTCCGCTGGATGGGCGCTCGGACCTGTTCTCCCTGGGCGTGGTGCTGCTGGAGCTCGCCACCGGGTTGCACCTGCTGGACCTGGAGCCGGTGGAGCGCGCGGCGCTCGCGGCCGGCCCGCATCCGGACGCGGAGGCGCTCCAGGCGGAGTCGCCCAGCTGGTTGCCCCTGCCGTTGATGGCGGCGCGCGTGGCCTGCTTCGCGCCGGAGCACGTGGAGCATGCGACCCGCTCCCTGTGCTCGCCGCTGCGCTCCATCCTGACGCGGCTGCTGCGCCGGGAGCCGGAAGAGCGCTTCCAGACCGCGCTGGAGCTGCGGGACGCGCTGCGCGGGGTGCTGGCGGGGCGGGGGTACGCCTATGGTCCGACGGAGGCCGCGCGGGAGGCCCTGCAGGTGCGCCAGGAGGCGCGCTCCCGGGGGCAGGCCGCGGACGTGCTGTCCCCGGAGGACGCGCTGGCCGGGTGGGGCTTCCCCCGTGGCGTCATCGCCACCGGGACATGA
- a CDS encoding DUF4129 domain-containing protein: MLLLTALPCEEREDTARSLAEALRAGPSEVSASLERLERRLGGIPLPPASEDATDAQRVEQVTAFLERACALREQEARSGEPVTELPESEQQRLKAVLDRPEFARARQRHGDLVKQWLRKLEAWLEGLFESREAQGFAVATRTVMLGLAMALVLWGVLKVRAMRRGRASGRAQDDVGAAAPLVLDAPPEHLRRARGALENDGREAIREALLGMLSALEERRLARPDRVKTNRELASELPSRGAPASVTREVERLVEWYDHAFYSLAPVPVDEATRFLDAVERLLGTLGAEAAA; this comes from the coding sequence ATGCTCCTGTTGACCGCGCTTCCCTGCGAAGAGCGGGAGGACACTGCGCGCTCGCTCGCGGAGGCGCTGCGCGCGGGCCCTTCCGAGGTCTCCGCGTCACTGGAGCGATTGGAGCGGAGGCTCGGAGGAATCCCGCTGCCTCCCGCCTCCGAGGACGCGACGGACGCTCAGCGTGTCGAGCAGGTGACGGCGTTCCTCGAGCGCGCGTGCGCCCTGCGTGAGCAGGAGGCCCGCTCCGGCGAGCCGGTGACGGAGCTTCCCGAGAGCGAGCAGCAGCGACTGAAGGCTGTGTTGGATCGGCCGGAGTTCGCTCGCGCGAGACAGCGGCACGGAGATCTGGTGAAGCAGTGGCTGCGCAAGCTGGAGGCGTGGCTGGAGGGACTGTTCGAGTCGCGCGAGGCCCAGGGCTTCGCGGTGGCGACTCGCACGGTGATGCTGGGATTGGCGATGGCGCTCGTGCTGTGGGGCGTGCTGAAGGTTCGCGCCATGCGCCGGGGGCGCGCCTCGGGGCGAGCACAGGACGATGTCGGGGCCGCGGCGCCGCTCGTGCTGGACGCGCCACCGGAGCACCTGCGACGCGCGCGCGGGGCCCTGGAGAACGATGGACGCGAGGCGATTCGCGAGGCGCTGCTGGGAATGCTGTCCGCGCTGGAGGAGCGCCGGCTGGCGCGCCCCGACCGCGTGAAGACGAACCGGGAGCTGGCCTCGGAGCTGCCGTCGCGAGGGGCTCCCGCCTCCGTCACCCGGGAGGTCGAGCGTCTGGTGGAGTGGTACGACCACGCCTTCTACTCCCTGGCCCCCGTCCCCGTGGACGAGGCCACGCGGTTCCTCGACGCGGTGGAGCGACTCCTCGGCACGCTCGGCGCGGAGGCCGCGGCATGA